In the Populus trichocarpa isolate Nisqually-1 chromosome 1, P.trichocarpa_v4.1, whole genome shotgun sequence genome, one interval contains:
- the LOC7487576 gene encoding ras-related protein RABA1f — translation MSAYRADEDYDYLFKLVLIGDSGVGKSNLLSRFTRNEFNLESKSTIGVEFATRSIRVDDKIVKAQIWDTAGQERYRAITSAYYRGAVGALLVYDVTRHVTFENVERWLKELRDHTDANIVIMFVGNKADLRHLRAVSTEDAKAFAERENTYFMETSALESLNVENAFTEVLTQIYHVVSRKALDIGDDPAALPKGETINVKDDVSAVKKVGCCSV, via the exons ATGAGTGCGTACAGAGCAGATGAAGATTACGACTATCTGTTCAAGTTGGTGTTAATTGGAGACTCTGGAGTTGGGAAATCGAATCTCTTATCTCGATTCACGAGAAACGAATTCAACCTGGAATCCAAATCCACTATTGGTGTCGAATTCGCTACTCGTAGCATCCGTGTTGATGACAAGATTGTCAAAGCCCAGATTTGGGACACTGCTGGTCAAGAAag ATACCGGGCAATCACAAGCGCATACTACCGAGGAGCTGTCGGTGCATTGCTTGTTTATGACGTCACTAGACATGTCACGTTTGAAAATGTTGAGAGATGGCTAAAGGAGCTGAGAGATCACACAGATGCTAATATTGTGATTATGTTTGTTGGTAACAAGGCAGACCTGCGTCATCTGCGTGCGGTTTCTACTGAAGATGCCAAGGCCTTTGCTGAGAGGGAGAACACATACTTTATGGAGACATCTGCTCTTGAGTCTCTGAATGTTGAAAATGCTTTCACTGAAGTGCTAACCCAAATATATCATGTGGTCAGCCGCAAAGCACTTGACATAGGAGATGATCCAGCAGCCTTGCCCAAAGGAGAAACCATCAATGTTAAGGATGATGTTTCAGCAGTCAAGAAAGTTGGTTGCTGCTCTGTTTAA
- the LOC7487577 gene encoding basic leucine zipper 61 isoform X1, which produces MAQLPPKIPAVTQNWPSFSHQTMSNYFSNAAATMENHQPCWVDEFLDFTSTRRGSHRRSISDCITFIETTNMPSLVEDQCHDNNNSSSCNNNHSSSNALISANLGFDKLDDDQLMSMFSHDMSLSLPPSSSNPSTPSDQNSKNDEKPSKPTDQHHHQEEGNTEQQQAAVAKTEPGEVESSCKQEPHQPPLPTSSNNGDTINDPKRVKSRILANRQSAQRSRVRKLQYISELERSVTTLQTEVSALSPRVAFLDHQRLILNVDNSALKQRIAALAQDKIFKDAHQEALKKEIERLRQVYHHQNLKKMNSSGHAAEAAREQSPNHEAIQCSEN; this is translated from the exons ATGGCTCAATTGCCACCCAAAATTCCTGCTGTCACCCAAAATTGGCCTTCCTTTTCTCACCAAACAATGTCCAATTATTTCTCAAACGCTGCCGCCACCATGGAGAACCATCAACCCTGTTGGGTTGATGAGTTCTTGGACTTCACGTCCACCAGACGCGGGTCCCACCGCCGGTCTATTAGCGACTGCATCACTTTCATCGAGACGACCAACATGCCCTCCTTGGTGGAAGATCAATGCCacgacaacaacaacagcagcagctgCAATAATAACCATTCCTCTTCCAATGCCTTGATTTCCGCTAATCTTGGGTTCGACAAGTTGGATGATGACCAGCTCATGTCCATGTTTTCCCATGACATGTCCTTGTCTTTGCCACCATCCTCCTCCAACCCCTCCACCCCGTCCGACCAAAATAGCAAAAACGATGAGAAACCATCAAAGCCAACAGATCAACATCACCATCAAGAAGAAGGAAATACCGAGCAGCAACAAGCAGCGGTGGCCAAGACCGAGCCAGGAGAGGTGGAGAGTTCATGCAAGCAAGAACCACACCAGCCTCCTCTTCCCACATCTTCAAATAATGGTGATACCATCAATGACCCGAAGAGGGTGAAAAG CAGAATTTTGGCAAATCGGCAATCTGCACAAAGGTCAAGAGTGAGGAAATTGCAATACATTTCAGAGCTTGAACGTAGCGTGACAACATTACAG ACGGAAGTATCAGCATTGTCGCCAAGAGTTGCATTTTTAGACCATCAACGGCTGATTCTCAACGTTGATAATAGTGCCCTCAAGCAACGGATTGCCGCTTTGGCTCAAGACAAGATTTTCAAAGATG CCCATCAAGAGGCATTGAAGAAGGAAATAGAGAGACTCAGGCAGGTCTATCACCACCAAAATCTCAAGAAGATGAACAGCAGCGGCCATGCAGCAGAAGCAGCAAGAGAGCAATCGCCAAACCACGAAGCAATTCAGTGTTCGGAAAATTAA
- the LOC7487578 gene encoding glutamate receptor 2.7, whose product MATVHFELSLMAVVLLLTPSSGIAADRSSGTKGNQQHVNGVVGAIVDTSSRIGKEERVAMEIAREDLYRYSNQTLILHVKDTDQRKPIRAALAGMDLINTQVQAILGPQTWEEVSLIADICTKNQIPIFSFADTTPEWTTEKWPFLLGASHDNFAQMKAIAAVVQSWNWHQVTVIHEDVGSWTNGVMPYLHDSLREIGAEVSQFVGLSSFASSDSLSRELKNLKREQCRVFVVHLSLPLAVRLFEMAKKLKMMEKDYVWITTHHITSLVHSIDASIISSMQGIVGVKSYFSETGTRFQDFSSRFRKRFRRENPEEENNEPGIYAVQAYDAIWTIARALKGSNRRNQELLEKVLQTDFQGLSGKVQFNNHKMAPTQMFQIINVVGKSYRELGFWSSGLGFSETIGKHATYSPLMNDLEQVLWPGGPRYTPRGWTELTREKPLLVGVPAKSGYKEYVKVEYDRSGNASFDGLAIEIFNATVRRLPFYLPYEFVAFNDISYDNLVGQIGKKFDAVVGDVAIVASRYSHVEFSLPFSETGLMLVVPARSSNKAWSFIKPFTKSMWASITVITIYNGFVVWLIERHAHPELRGSMLHQIGIMLWLSFNTLFSLQGGKLHSNLSRMSVVVWLFVALVVIQTYTANLTSMLTVQRLEPTVTSVEELLKSNAAVGYCSGSYLENYLVEVLRFPRNNVKHYGSAEEYAQAFNKKEIAAAFIGTPLAKIFLAKFCKKFIAAGPTFNIGGFGFAFPRGSPLLASINEALLKVSENGTLVQLENNFIGALQKCQDKEEENPSLSPNGFRALFIITVGTSTIALVIYIFCIASSFSGLTTIRGLMFIIIKHWCYQSKRFSRRVSNVESLGNSSPQHAPNLQLSQV is encoded by the exons ATGGCTACTGTTCATTTTGAGCTCTCGTTAATGGCCGTAGTTTTATTACTAACACCAAGTAGTGGTATAGCAGCTGATCGAAGCAGTGGGACAAAGGGCAACCAGCAGCATGTTAATGGCGTTGTTGGTGCCATAGTCGACACAAGCTCCCGTATTGGTAAAGAAGAAAGAGTAGCAATGGAGATCGCAAGGGAGGATTTGTATCGTTACTCCAATCAAACTTTGATTCTGCACGTAAAAGACACCGATCAAAGGAAACCCATCCGAGCAGCACTTGCAG GTATGGATCTCATCAACACACAAGTACAGGCTATTCTAGGACCGCAAACATGGGAAGAGGTGTCATTGATTGCTGATATCTGCACCAAAAACCAAATTCCCATTTTTTCTTTTGCGGACACAACTCCAGAATGGACAACAGAGAAGTGGCCCTTTCTACTTGGAGCTTCACACGACAATTTTGCACAAATGAAAGCCATTGCTGCTGTTGTACAGTCTTGGAATTGGCATCAGGTAACTGTAATACACGAAGATGTAGGTTCTTGGACGAATGGAGTCATGCCATATCTCCATGATTCCTTAAGAGAAATAGGTGCAGAAGTTAGCCAATTCGTAGGCCTCTCGTCTTTTGCTTCTTCTGATTCATTATCCAGAGAgcttaaaaatcttaaaagagAGCAGTGTAGAGTCTTTGTTGTTCATCTGTCATTACCATTGGCCGTGCGTCTATTTGAGATGgcgaagaaattgaaaatgatggAGAAAGACTATGTTTGGATCACTACACATCACATTACAAGCCTTGTCCACTCCATCGATGCCTCTATCATCTCCTCAATGCAAGGAATTGTAGGAGTCAAGAGCTACTTCTCGGAAACAGGAACACGTTTTCAGGATTTTAGTTCAAGATTTCGTAAAAGGTTTAGAAGAGAAAATCCTGAAGAGGAAAACAATGAGCCTGGGATTTATGCAGTGCAGGCCTATGATGCTATCTGGACAATAGCTCGAGCGTTGAAAGGAAGTAATAGGAGGAATCAAGAATTATTAGAAAAAGTTTTGCAAACTGACTTTCAAGGCCTGTCAGGAAAAGTTCAATTCAACAATCACAAAATGGCTCCAACACAGATGTTTCAGATCATCAATGTGGTGGGAAAGAGTTATAGGGAACTCGGGTTTTGGTCAAGTGGATTAGGTTTCTCAGAGACTATTGGTAAACATGCTACCTACAGCCCTCTTATGAATGATTTGGAGCAAGTGCTTTGGCCAGGGGGGCCTAGATATACTCCTAGAGGATGGACCGAACTTACAAGAGAGAAGCCACTGTTGGTTGGTGTGCCTGCAAAATCAGGTTACAAAGAGTACGTGAAAGTGGAATACGATCGATCAGGGAATGCTTCTTTCGATGGCCTTGCAATTGAGATCTTCAATGCCACGGTACGACGCTTGCCATTCTATTTGCCATACGAGTTCGTCGCCTTCAATGACATCTCTTACGATAATCTAGTGGGCCAAATTGGTAAG AAATTTGATGCCGTGGTCGGTGATGTGGCAATAGTGGCTAGCAGATACTCGCATGTGGAGTTCTCACTTCCCTTCTCGGAAACTGGATTGATGCTGGTCGTCCCTGCTCGATCAAGCAATAAAGCATGGTCATTTATCAAACCCTTTACAAAATCCATGTGGGCTTCAATAACCGTCATAACCATATACAATGGTTTCGTTGTTTGGCTAATTGAGCGACATGCTCATCCTGAATTAAGAGGCTCCATGCTCCATCAAATAGGAATCATGCTTTGGTTATCTTTCAACACTCTTTTCTCTTTACAag gTGGAAAACTGCATAGCAATTTGTCAAGGATGTCAGTGGTGGTTTGGTTGTTTGTTGCGCTAGTTGTCATACAGACATATACAGCCAACCTCACCAGCATGTTGACTGTCCAGAGGCTTGAACCTACCGTAACCAGTGTTGAGGAGCTGCTGAAAAGCAATGCAGCCGTTGGATACTGTTCAGGTTCATACTTGGAAAATTATCTGGTAGAAGTTTTACGCTTTCCTCGCAACAATGTTAAACATTATGGCTCAGCAGAAGAATATGCTCAAGCCTTCAATAAGAAAGAAATTGCTGCTGCCTTTATTGGAACTCCTTTGGCCAAAATATTCCTTGCAAAATTTTGCAAGAAATTTATTGCAGCTGGGCCAACATTCAACATCGGAGGGTTTGGATTT GCATTTCCTCGGGGATCTCCATTGCTTGCAAGTATTAATGAAGCTCTACTGAAGGTATCTGAAAATGGAACGCTAGTACAACTGGAGAACAACTTTATTGGCGCACTTCAAAAATGCCAggacaaggaagaagaaaatcctAGTCTTAGCCCCAATGGGTTCCGGGCACTCTTCATAATAACTGTAGGCACATCAACAATTGCTCTAGTAATTTACATTTTTTGTATAGCTAGTTCTTTTTCCGGACTTACAACCATTAGGGGCCTTATGTTCATTATCATCAAACATTGGTGCTACCAAAGCAAGAGATTCAGCAGAAGAGTAAGCAATGTTGAAAGCCTTGGAAATTCTTCTCCACAGCATGCACCAAACCTGCAGCTCTCTCAAGTTTAA
- the LOC7485142 gene encoding homogentisate 1,2-dioxygenase: MEQEQQQITITNDFPSDDHDYLSGFGNTFESESIPGSLPRRQNSPLLCPYGLYAEQISGTSFTSPHKLNQRSWLYRIKPSVTHEPFQARFPRHDKLVSEFDKSNSYTTPTQLRWKPKPVDTVEESAPIDFVEGLYTVCGAGSSFLRHGFAIHMYTANKSMDDRAFCNADGDFLIVPQKGRLWIATECGKLQVSPGEIVVIPQGFRFAVDLPDGPSRGYVSEIFGTHFQLPDLGPIGANGLAAPRDFLVPKAWFEDGSRPGYTVVQKYGGELFVAKQDFSPFNVVAWHGNYVPYKYDLNKFCPYNTVLFDHSDPSINTVLTAPTDKPGVALLDFVIFPPRWLVAEHTFRPPYYHRNCMSEFMGLIYGGYEAKADGFLPGGASLHSCMTPHGPDTKTYEATIESGHDAGPSKITNTLAFMFESCLIPRISLCALKSPLMDNDYYQCWTGLKSHFSGEGADSKGNGV, translated from the exons ATGGAGCAGGAGCAGCAGCAGATCACCATAACCAATGATTTCCCCTCCGACGATCATGATTATCTATCGGGATTCGGCAACACCTTCGAATCCGAATCCATCCCTGGATCATTGCCTCGCAGACAGAACAGCCCTCTCTTATGCCCCTACGGTCTCTACGCAGAACAGATCTCCGGCACCTCCTTCACTTCCCCTCACAAACTCAACCAACGCAG TTGGTTATATAGAATCAAGCCATCGGTCACTCACGAGCCGTTTCAGGCAAGGTTTCCAAGGCACGATAAACTCGTGAGTGAATTTGATAAATCAAACAGTTATACAACGCCCACGCAACTGCGGTGGAAGCCAAAGCCAGTAGATACTGTTGAAGAATCAGCACCAATTGATTTTGTTGAGGGCTTGTATACAGTTTGTGGAGCTGGCAGCTCCTTCCTCCGCCATGGATTTGCTATTCACAT gtATACCGCCAATAAATCCATGGATGATCGTGCTTTTTGCAATGCCGATGGCGATTTCTTGATTGTTCCACAAAAAGGAA GATTGTGGATCGCTACTGAATGTGGGAAATTGCAAGTCTCTCCTGGTGAAATTGTTGTTATACCTCAAGGATTCCGTTTCGCTGTAGATTTGCCAGATGGCCCGTCACGTGGTTATGTGTCTGAGATTTTTGGAACCCATTTTCAACTTCCTGATCTTGGGCCAATAG GTGCTAATGGTCTTGCTGCTCCAAGGGATTTCCTTGTTCCCAAGGCCTGGTTTGAAGATGGTTCCAGACCAGGATACACTGTCGTTCAAAAGTATGGTGGAGAACTTTTTGTTGCAAAACAAGATTTTTCTCCCTTCAATGTGGTTGCTTGGCATGGTAATTATGTTCCATATAAG TATGATCTCAATAAGTTTTGCCCTTATAATACTGTCTTGTTTGATCACAGTGATCCATCAATAAATACAG TTTTGACTGCACCAACTGATAAACCTGGCGTGGCATtgcttgattttgttatttttcctccCCGATGGCTGGTTGCTGAGCATACGTTCCGACCTCCATACTACCATCGCAATTGTATGAGTGAATTTATGGGCCTGATTTATGGTGGATATGAG gcAAAAGCTGACGGCTTTCTCCCAGGAGGTGCAAGCCTTCATAGCTGCATGACTCCACATGGTCCTGATACAAAGACATACGAG gCTACCATTGAGAGTGGGCATGATGCAGGACCATCCAAAATCACTAATACACTGGCTTTCATGTTTGAATCATGTTTAATTCCCAGGATCAGCCTTTGTGCTCTTAAGTCACCGTTAATGGATAATGATTACTACCAATGCTGGACTGGACTCAAATCCCATTTTTCCGGCGAAGGAGCAGATAGCAAAGGCAATGGTGTATAG
- the LOC7487577 gene encoding basic leucine zipper 61 isoform X2, whose translation MAQLPPKIPAVTQNWPSFSHQTMSNYFSNAAATMENHQPCWVDEFLDFTSTRRGSHRRSISDCITFIETTNMPSLVEDQCHDNNNSSSCNNNHSSSNALISANLGFDKLDDDQLMSMFSHDMSLSLPPSSSNPSTPSDQNSKNDEKPSKPTDQHHHQEEGNTEQQQAAVAKTEPGEVESSCKQEPHQPPLPTSSNNGDTINDPKRVKRILANRQSAQRSRVRKLQYISELERSVTTLQTEVSALSPRVAFLDHQRLILNVDNSALKQRIAALAQDKIFKDAHQEALKKEIERLRQVYHHQNLKKMNSSGHAAEAAREQSPNHEAIQCSEN comes from the exons ATGGCTCAATTGCCACCCAAAATTCCTGCTGTCACCCAAAATTGGCCTTCCTTTTCTCACCAAACAATGTCCAATTATTTCTCAAACGCTGCCGCCACCATGGAGAACCATCAACCCTGTTGGGTTGATGAGTTCTTGGACTTCACGTCCACCAGACGCGGGTCCCACCGCCGGTCTATTAGCGACTGCATCACTTTCATCGAGACGACCAACATGCCCTCCTTGGTGGAAGATCAATGCCacgacaacaacaacagcagcagctgCAATAATAACCATTCCTCTTCCAATGCCTTGATTTCCGCTAATCTTGGGTTCGACAAGTTGGATGATGACCAGCTCATGTCCATGTTTTCCCATGACATGTCCTTGTCTTTGCCACCATCCTCCTCCAACCCCTCCACCCCGTCCGACCAAAATAGCAAAAACGATGAGAAACCATCAAAGCCAACAGATCAACATCACCATCAAGAAGAAGGAAATACCGAGCAGCAACAAGCAGCGGTGGCCAAGACCGAGCCAGGAGAGGTGGAGAGTTCATGCAAGCAAGAACCACACCAGCCTCCTCTTCCCACATCTTCAAATAATGGTGATACCATCAATGACCCGAAGAGGGTGAAAAG AATTTTGGCAAATCGGCAATCTGCACAAAGGTCAAGAGTGAGGAAATTGCAATACATTTCAGAGCTTGAACGTAGCGTGACAACATTACAG ACGGAAGTATCAGCATTGTCGCCAAGAGTTGCATTTTTAGACCATCAACGGCTGATTCTCAACGTTGATAATAGTGCCCTCAAGCAACGGATTGCCGCTTTGGCTCAAGACAAGATTTTCAAAGATG CCCATCAAGAGGCATTGAAGAAGGAAATAGAGAGACTCAGGCAGGTCTATCACCACCAAAATCTCAAGAAGATGAACAGCAGCGGCCATGCAGCAGAAGCAGCAAGAGAGCAATCGCCAAACCACGAAGCAATTCAGTGTTCGGAAAATTAA